The nucleotide sequence tcatgcaaaatttttgcacaaaatggcggacggaaaatacgacatcccgtcgaatttgttaaaattggcctctttcctttttcctgatttgaattctagttgccaattggtgttcttggatagttactctatgtACTCTATcttctaaagcaatagagtttgtaatgaattaattaatgcacagaatttaaattcagtgaccgttaagacgtgtgtttgacagaggctccccgcgcccccatatgagataaaatttttttcttttcaaaaaaatcatctactaatctgtaggaaactaatcccaaaatatgaacattctgtctcaagtatttctggtacattgactgaatgggttaattaagggcacttacgaaaatttttgtttaaaataatttttaatgggcttataaaagtttctttttctcaattgagtttaataaacaaaattacgccgattctaaatatgtagatatcccaaaatcgcaaaaatgaagttacgacaaatgctgatttaactgacgaaattcATATGCTCCATCCGTCGCCGAGTTTTGTCAGCCAATCACTGATGAGGAGTGTGATGCATAGGCATGACGTCATGCAGTCTATAAAAGCAGCAGACGGTCTACTCATCACATCATTTTGTCTCTCTACGCTGAAGTGGCACATAACTGCCGATATCGTGTGAGCGACATTTCTGTGAAATTCCTAAAAATTCTCTTGTGTTTTTCGTGTTGAACGTGAAAAAAACAACTAATCAAGATGGTGAGTAGATTTTCCTGTGATATTTTGGGGAAAATTGAGGGGATTTGAGTGAGAAAATTGGGAGAAAAGTGAAAGTACGCAATGCGACAACGTGGCGTTCGATGAGAAAAAGGgcaatttctccaaaatattCTTCAGGAACTTTTACGAAATTGAGAGAAAGTGGAGAGTTGAAGGGATTGAAGGTTTGGGAAGAGTTTTTGGGAGGAGAAATTGTGTTTTTATTGAATGATTTGGGGAGAAAATCAAAGCCACACCCGGCTTTGATGACTCATCATGGGACGCCATCTTAGAAAAAAGtcgttaaaattgaatatttccgGAGTCAAAGGAAATGCTAATAGATTTTTCTCTTTGTCTTTTGCAGCGTGAGTGTATCTCAGTTCATGTTGGTCAGGCTGGAGTGCAGATCGGCAATGCTTGCTGGGAGTTGTACTGCCTTGAGCACGGAATCCAACCGGACGGCCAGATGCCGTCAGACAAGACAGTGGGCGGCGGCGATGACTCCTTCAACACGTTCTTCAGCGAAACCGGGGCCGGCAAGCACGTACCCCGTGCTGTGTTTGTTGATCTGGAGCCAACTGTGGTGGATGAAGTGCGCACTGGCACCTACCGCCAGCTCTTCCATCCCGAACAATTGATCACGGGCAAGGAAGATGCTGCCAACAACTACGCTAGAGGCCACTACACCATTGGCAAGGAGATTGTCGATTTGGTACTCGATCGTATTCGCAAGCTGGCTGATCAGTGCACTGGACTGCAGGGCTTCCTCATCTTCCATTCCTTCGGCGGCGGCACCGGCAGTGGCTTCACGTCCCTGCTCATGGAGCGCCTGTCTGTGGACTATGGCAAGAAGTCCAAGCTGGAATTTGCCATCTACCCAGCCCCGCAGGTGTCCACGGCTGTCGTGGAGCCCTACAACTCCATCCTCACCACCCACACTACCCTCGAGCACTCGGACTGCGCCTTCATGGTGGACAATGAGGCCATCTACGACATCTGCCGCCGCAATTTGGATATTGAGCGCCCCACCTACACCAATCTCAACAGGCTGATTGGGCAGATTGTGTCATCCATCACGGCCTCCCTGCGCTTCGATGGTGCCCTCAATGTCGATCTCACTGAGTTCCAGACCAATCTGGTGCCCTACCCACGCATCCACTTCCCCCTGGTCACCTACGCGCCAGTGATCAGCGCCGAGAAGGCCTACCACGAGCAGCTGAGCGTGGCTGAGATCACCAATGCCTGCTTCGAGCCAGCCAACCAGATGGTCAAGTGCGATCCTCGTCACGGCAAGTACATGGCTTGCTGCATGTTGTACCGCGGAGATGTGGTGCCCAAGGATGTCAATGCAGCCATCGCCACCATCAAGACCAAGCGCACCATCCAGTTCGTGGACTGGTGTCCAACTGGCTTCAAGGTGGGCATCAACTACCAGCCCCCAACTGTCGTTCCCGGCGGAGATCTGGCCAAGGTGCAGCGTGCTGTCTGCATGTTGTCCAATACCACGGCCATCGCCGAGGCCTGGGCCAGGCTGGATCACAAGTTCGATCTCATGTACGCCAAGCGTGCTTTCGTGCACTGGTACGTAGGCGAGGGCATGGAGGAGGGTGAATTCTCCGAGGCCCGTGAGGATTTGGCTGCCCTCGAGAAGGACTACGAGGAAGTTGGCATGGATTCCGGCGAGGGAGAGAATGAGGGAGCTGAGGAGTACTAAAAATCTCCGGTTCAGTGTTACTGACCAGTTGAGCTCTCCGAAATCtcagatttccaaaaataaaaaaaaaccaaaatataaaaaaaatcttttatttcttGCAAATGCTTTTTTTCacatcctttctttctcaaatttattgcatatagggtaagtgtaccaaattccggccagcttgcaattccggccaccttttttgttcctcgaatttccatgaacttttagattttacatactctagagattatacaatgcaaaagaataacaaaaaatgtagcttcggcaaacgagatgacgtgaaaaagatattggaagaattcccgaagggcaaggaactatctatgagaatgaaggtgtccgaaatagggcaccaaagctatgtctatattaggtgagattcttaataatcctaacaaaatttcatgtcgtccgatcgcgctcaaacttggccaaaatgtgtttcgccacttcctgatcacgaatatatgggaggctaagttacgttcccggccggccgtccggcagtccgtccgtccggctgctctttggagcttaatagctcctaaactaaaagagatatcgacttgcggttttcgacaaaggttatatatcgtatgaaaattgcaacttggtgcattgacccccatccctccttccgccattttgaatacccccttttttgttttctcaatagctccgcccctatgacatcgatcgggctcaaattttggtatgttatagctgggccttagagctttccatcaatactaaacttaaggtcccccgacccccctgacccgagctataagggtccaaaaaaaatttcttaaaatggccataactccggttctaattatcagaatttaaaaaatgagggctttttggaaagctctcgtgaaatgccacttcctcttctaacatctcaagttcgtaaaactaccgctaggggcgctatttttaaaaagaagatttttcaattttataagttACATAACTTAAAATTcctttatgcaatcgggctgaaattttagtgtgttgtacccgttgattatacctatcaaacaaaaaaatacttaagtcgatccataaaccctgacccgagctataaggggtcaaatttcgaatattgaccggcctctatctccggttctaattaacatagcggcccaaattttacctttttggtttcgtttcgatgaacactttcagatggaagttcaaaaagtcatcagaggtggcgctgcgatagcgtcaaaattcaaactcatttttctaaaaaaaacggcgatgtgcaagttaatgaaattttagagtgttgtagtccagtctaggacgtttccaaaatgtggcgtaagtgcgctgtggtttcaatagaaccggagatatgaggggtcaaaattcacgaaattcaaaaaatcatatctccggttctatgtgaccgattttgatgggtgagggcttaaacgaaagatctcaccaaatgctacaactttctagaacatttaaacttcgtgggaccaacgcCAGGGGCGCCATAGtctaaaaaccaatttcaatatcacataacctcaattatctcgactgtcgctgaaccgattttgatgattacttcgacataattgtagaggacatttgtgtctacatttcgtccatacagcatttttcgatcagataatgcgatctgtccgattttgtcgtttaagtgtgaaaaaattgatttttcccataataacgctttgagaccactcagatgccaatttgactacttcttctcgaccaagacacttaaaatagggttttaaatggaaagtctcacaaaatacaacagttctttgatatagttgaagttcatcaaatgaacacttgggacgatctggtcgaaaaacgagttaagaaacaaaaaacctcgcttatcttggcttctgattaatcgatgagatcaagttctacggcaaaattatagagaacattctggtctacatttcacccatatctcacttttctgtcactccatccaaatctttgatattttagtttaaatacaaaatttgtataatttcatgaatttgattcaagataactgaatggtgtcccccaacttcagctctaaatcggatttgcatgcactccgagttagctcacgttaagaatctcacctacataagccggttaggattatctgtcccttttttattattacaaatcttacaaatatattcaagttgtttatccttcaaaaataacagagcaaacgagtaaactagtcgtctggaaaatttggtgcttttttacctttaaggacgattgggtctgggtcatatatgacccatag is from Phlebotomus papatasi isolate M1 chromosome 1, Ppap_2.1, whole genome shotgun sequence and encodes:
- the LOC129798560 gene encoding tubulin alpha-1 chain — protein: MRECISVHVGQAGVQIGNACWELYCLEHGIQPDGQMPSDKTVGGGDDSFNTFFSETGAGKHVPRAVFVDLEPTVVDEVRTGTYRQLFHPEQLITGKEDAANNYARGHYTIGKEIVDLVLDRIRKLADQCTGLQGFLIFHSFGGGTGSGFTSLLMERLSVDYGKKSKLEFAIYPAPQVSTAVVEPYNSILTTHTTLEHSDCAFMVDNEAIYDICRRNLDIERPTYTNLNRLIGQIVSSITASLRFDGALNVDLTEFQTNLVPYPRIHFPLVTYAPVISAEKAYHEQLSVAEITNACFEPANQMVKCDPRHGKYMACCMLYRGDVVPKDVNAAIATIKTKRTIQFVDWCPTGFKVGINYQPPTVVPGGDLAKVQRAVCMLSNTTAIAEAWARLDHKFDLMYAKRAFVHWYVGEGMEEGEFSEAREDLAALEKDYEEVGMDSGEGENEGAEEY